The nucleotide window GCTGGACTTCTGGAACGCCATGACCATTGGTGGCTTTTTGGCCATCGACTTCTTCCAAGATGGAAGCCTGTATCTGCTCAAATCAACCGGACATAGTGAGTATCGCTATGTTGGCGCAACTTGATGCTTCTTGCTGGGTGGTAAGTTACTGATACTTTAAAAAAAACATAGCGCACAACCACATCAGTGCTCTCGCCCGGACGTCGAAGGACCGATTCATCTTCCTGGGGGGCGATATCGCTCATCATCCCGGGGAGTACCGTCCAACCAAACACCTCCCGCTTCCGACCGAAATCAGGCCATCGCCACTCGGTGAGGAAATCTCCTCGCCCTCCGTATGTCCCGGCTCCATTTTCGAAGCAGTTTCCTCTGCAAATATAAGAGGCTTAGATGCCAAAGTCACTCCCTTCTACCAGTTGAACGCTGCAATGAACGAGGATCTCAAAGATGCTGAGATCGCTCTAGAAAAGCTGCTGCGCTTCGATGGCTCATCCAAGGTTATGGTTATCATTTCGCATGATGCAAGTCTCCTGGAtgtccttcctttcttcccaaGGAGCATTAATGAGTGGGACGTCAAGGGATACAAGGCAGAGGGGACTTGGAGATTCTTGAGGGATTTTGCTAGGGCTGCTGGTGGAACAACAGACGAAAGTGTATAGTCATTGGGTGTGAACCCGGAATTACTAGTCCGCTTCGGTCCGCAATTGTTAAGTTTTCACAATGATTTATGTCTGCATGAAGGAGATATTAGTTCGTATCAGGGGCTCTGCAGAAAGCCGGATGCGTGGACGCCGTGTTCTTTGCATTCAATTTGGCTGTCTCGCCTTTCTTGGTCTCCGTCACCTGCCCATTCCACAACACATAATATGAAGGGCGTGTTTCCCGGGCGTTGTTTAGTATTTCTCCAGGACCAACAGGGCCAGCCCGCTGggacttgctcttcttgaAAAATCAGAATTGTTTGGTTATTATTGCCTTTTCAAAAGATTCAGCAATGGTAAGATGCTTGGCCGGTACTCGTCTTTCCCTGTAACTCGCCCATCTCCAGTGCTCCTACAGAATTATACAAACACAACAGCCGACCCCGAATACTACCAATTGCTTTCCTCTGTGCTCGCGTCTGCTAGGAATACCATATTCCCCAGCCAATGTACCTTCGACATGGCAGGTCTGGACGACTCAATCACATCGGTTGCATTCTCCGAGACCATTCGTCTGCGGGCCTCTGACCAGTTTGAACGGGACTTCAAGGCCGGTGCAGCCGGAGAACTATTCGTAAGCCATCTTACCTATACCCTTACCactaagaatatatattgatcGCAGCAGGTATTCGAACTCCTCTCACGACTAGATCCACCCCTACCTACCTTCACCCGCGACAACTGGCAAAGCGTGATCCGCAAATTCGTCACAATTCTCCCCGAGTATTCCGACATGACAGCATGGCATGGTCGTGAGACAGCAGACATTACCTACGATGATCAGGACGGAGTTctcacctccctcttcaTAGACAAAGGATACCTACGGGATGATgtgtggaggggaaagacacCTCGGTTCTACATAGAAGTCAAATCTTCTACTGCGGACAACCGTACGCCTTTATTCATGAGCAAGCACCAGTACCGACGGGTAAGAGAAGTCACATATCTGTTGCAATCATATTACTAACCTATAACAGATGCAAGAGATGTCCAACGGCGAGACACAGTCTGATAACATGGACATGGTGTATGTGATCTTCCGAGTGTATAATCTAGGACAGCAGGGCATGAGGGTGAAAGTTTATGTGGATCCAGAAGTGATGCGCGTCAGAGGGGAATTACTATTTACTGCCGAGGGGTGGTCGGTTGTTCCGGCTTGATGATATGTTTTGTATGTTTTTACCAACTCCCTTTACCGCCTTGGGGATTGATGCCATGTCAAGCCCATATCATGTAAGCTGCCAGGAAGTGTAGAAGGGTAGAAGGGATGAAGATATGATCACAGAAAGAGCTCGACAAAGGCTAGGAACATCCTGCTTaagaggcgaaggagggTTAGATAGCTTTGGTATCTCTTGTTTCAAACTTGATTGGCACGTCCTGAGTAATTCGCAGACTCATGTTGAATTTGACTCCTTCCGAAAGCGCGCGATCAGCCCGGATACGGGCCGCTTCCCAGGTGTCACTGGCGTCTTCTGGATTCGTCAGAAGGTGAACGGAATCCTGGTAGAAAAGCAAGGCGACTACCGCGCAGAGCTCAACAAGGGCGAATTTGTGACCGAGGCATTTGCGGGAGCCCTCGGAAAAGGGGATGAAAGTGCCGGGGGCTGGGGTAAATCCTTCCGAGCAAAGAGAGCCACTTCGGCTGTAGGTGGAAGAGCCCGACGGTTGTGTTTGAAGCCAGCGGTATGGGTTGAAGTCTGTCGTAGGATAAGGCCGAAGTTTCAGT belongs to Aspergillus luchuensis IFO 4308 DNA, chromosome 3, nearly complete sequence and includes:
- a CDS encoding MBL fold metallo-hydrolase (COG:S;~EggNog:ENOG410PISV;~InterPro:IPR001279,IPR036866;~antiSMASH:Cluster_3.6), translated to MAPLLPYDMGTIVEVSVIHAGRTTVPTAYVVDRPIAGHNVLDMPCYSFLIENRRLNKKVLFDLGIRKNWKEKLPPSILHQIQSAKALVDIEQDVADQLRNANVPLESINAIIWSHHHMDHTGDPSLFPPSTDLIVGPGFNRNKRTFPGYPTNADALVTDDAFSGRSLVVLDFWNAMTIGGFLAIDFFQDGSLYLLKSTGHTHNHISALARTSKDRFIFLGGDIAHHPGEYRPTKHLPLPTEIRPSPLGEEISSPSVCPGSIFEAVSSANIRGLDAKVTPFYQLNAAMNEDLKDAEIALEKLLRFDGSSKVMVIISHDASLLDVLPFFPRSINEWDVKGYKAEGTWRFLRDFARAAGGTTDESV
- a CDS encoding uncharacterized protein (COG:S;~EggNog:ENOG410PKJ9;~InterPro:IPR024975;~PFAM:PF13020;~antiSMASH:Cluster_3.6), which translates into the protein MAGLDDSITSVAFSETIRLRASDQFERDFKAGAAGELFVFELLSRLDPPLPTFTRDNWQSVIRKFVTILPEYSDMTAWHGRETADITYDDQDGVLTSLFIDKGYLRDDVWRGKTPRFYIEVKSSTADNRTPLFMSKHQYRRMQEMSNGETQSDNMDMVYVIFRVYNLGQQGMRVKVYVDPEVMRVRGELLFTAEGWSVVPA